The Humulus lupulus chromosome 3, drHumLupu1.1, whole genome shotgun sequence genome window below encodes:
- the LOC133823775 gene encoding uncharacterized protein LOC133823775, whose translation MEYLTRLLIHATHNKDYRYHPLCKWLKLVNLSFADDLILFCNGSLRSIQILHDGFTKFSQDSGLLANLSKSHIYFGGITSEEKKIILDCDNIEEGSFPLKYLGVPLRPTKWKVEDCIRIYWMSIFLLSQSVIHEIDRLCRNFLRGAKGNRSKLHLSSWDQWIDDLYLKGQSFWEYNLKADVSWYWRKLTKLKDFLSLDDLEASVLKGKLNVSILYNQLLQQDKISFAKVVWCRFFVLKHIFILWQLVHGHLLTWDNLMLCHVQMASTLCPVCESAVETHAHLFFYCIFSQKVMQRIRSWLGSAIWPTKFSDWLFWKDGRPKGILQRIAATTLAAAVYYIWLNRSSCIFYHFTLSVQKIDFLIKSCLKARMFSIVRQKIQVQEKLMFEFIQNL comes from the exons ATGGAGTATCTTACTAGACTTCTTATACATGCTACTCATAACAAGGATTATAGATATCATCCTCTTTGTAAATGGCTGAAACTTGTCAACTTATCTTTTGCGGATGACCTCATTTTATTTTGCAATGGATCTCTTCGGTCTATTCAAATCCTTCATGATGGATTTACCAAGTTTAGTCAGGATTCTGGACTTTTAGCCAACTTGTCTAAATCTCATATATATTTTGGTGGAATAACCTCTGAAGAAAAGAAGATTATTTTGGATTGTGACAACATAGAAGAGGGGTCCTTTCCCTTAAAATATTTGGGTGTTCCTCTTCGACCTACTAAATGGAAGGTGGAAGATT GCATTAGGATATATTGGATGAGCATTTTTCTTCTCTCCCAAAGTGTTATCCATGAAATTGATCGGCTGTGTAGGAACTTTTTACGGGGAGCAAAAGGAAATCGTAGCAAACTCCATTTATCTTCTTGGGATCAG TGGATTGATGATCTTTATCTAAAAGGTCAGAGTTTTTGGGAGTATAACTTAAAAGCTGATgtgagttggtattggaggaaattaACTAAGTTGAAAGACTTTTTATCTTTAGATGACTTGGAGGCATCAGTTTTAAAAGGCAAGCTGAATGTGAGTATTCTTTACAACCAGTTGCTTCAACAGGATAAGATTAGTTTTGCTAAGGTTGTTTGGTGTAGGTTTTTTGTTCTGAAGCACATTTTTATCTTATGGCAATTGGTTCATGGTCATCTGCTTACATGGGATAATTTGATGCTTTGCCATGTTCAAATGGCTTCTACCTTGTGCCCTGTTTGTGAGAGTGCAGTCGAGACTCATGCTCATCtgtttttttattgtattttctctCAAAAGGTCATGCAGCGGATCAGAAGTTGGTTAGGTTCAGCCATTTGGCCTACCAAGTTCTCCGATTGGCTTTTTTGGAAGGATGGGAGACCTAAAGGGATTTTGCAAAGGATAGCTGCTACTACTCTTGCTGCTGCAGTTTATTACATATGGCTCAATCGTAGCTCttgtattttttatcattttactTTGTCTGTTCAAAAAATTGATTTCTTGATTAAATCGTGTTTGAAAGCTAGAATGTTTAGCATTGTGAGACAGAAAATTCAGGTCCAAGAGAAGCTAATGTTTGAGTTCATTCAGAACTTGTAA